One genomic segment of Penaeus chinensis breed Huanghai No. 1 chromosome 24, ASM1920278v2, whole genome shotgun sequence includes these proteins:
- the LOC125038362 gene encoding uncharacterized protein LOC125038362 isoform X2: MAQLQAQQEAEAMARALQEPVTLGTLKQDSLMIPVAKMKQFFPAGHPIPTIASQGRLRLLEAPEHNIHVVFHMMGSAVHVNAALRSPLLDSYAHQRECVVKAFKAAVSAANVGAGTLQGMVLLNLERGGEMGAVEFPFMIVWFVDGRQCDANQLIGRVRQSSLETLDPMKTGFTCSHYFDTFEEVATLARPPLEKMQRKASTANTGYILTVFRVFEGNDGVKFERNWLGWTGARTLYKSLTSEVGLKRITLHKSSPQNGTLHYVLMCDCSNFLTCFNKAVKAVPSLRMRLCGDTGLYRPICTL, from the exons ATG GCCCAGTTGCAAGCCCAGCAGGAGGCGGAGGCCATGGCGAGGGCGCTGCAGGAGCCCGTGACGCTGGGCACCCTCAAGCAGGACTCTCTCATGATTCCGGTGGCTAAGATGAAGCAGTTCTTCCCAGCGGGGCATccg ATCCCAACTATTGCGTCACAAGGGCGCCTACGACTGCTCGAAGCCCCTGAACACAACATCCACGTGGTGTTCCACATGATGGGCTCGGCCGTCCATGTCAACGCAGCACTGAGGTCTCCTCTCCTCGACTCGTACGCGCACCAGCGGGAGTGCGTCGTCAAG GCATTCAAGGCAGCCGTGTCCGCAGCGAACGTTGGCGCCGGCACGCTTCAGGGCATGGTTCTCCTCAACCTGGAACGAGGCGGCGAAATGGGCGCAG TGGAGTTCCCGTTCATGATCGTGTGGTTCGTCGACGGCCGGCAGTGCGACGCCAATCAGCTGATCGGAAGAGTCCGGCAGAGCAGCCTGGAGACGCTGGACCCCATGAAGACAGGGTTCACTTGTTCGCACTACTTTGACACCTTCGAGGAAGTGGCGACGCTAGCTCGGCCTCCTTTAG AGAAGATGCAGCGGAAAGCCTCCACGGCCAACACGGGTTACATCCTCACGGTTTTCCGAGTCTTCGAAGGGAACGACGGCGTCAAGTTCGAGAGGAACTGGCTTGGGTGGACGG GAGCCAGAACGCTGTACAAGAGCCTGACGAGCGAGGTCGGCCTCAAGCGGATCACGCTGCACAAGTCGTCGCCTCAGAACGGGACCCTCCACTACGTCCTCATGTGCGACTGCTCCAACTTCCTCACTTGCTTCAACAAAGCCGTCAAAGCCGTCCCTTCCTTGCGGATGCGATTATGTGGAGATACGGgattatataggcctatatgtacACTCTGA
- the LOC125038362 gene encoding uncharacterized protein LOC125038362 isoform X1 — MEDGEGKGYECQRRRVPEVISKVCNSYGDIGDSAKAVRHAHREDGVADLSCAQLQAQQEAEAMARALQEPVTLGTLKQDSLMIPVAKMKQFFPAGHPIPTIASQGRLRLLEAPEHNIHVVFHMMGSAVHVNAALRSPLLDSYAHQRECVVKAFKAAVSAANVGAGTLQGMVLLNLERGGEMGAVEFPFMIVWFVDGRQCDANQLIGRVRQSSLETLDPMKTGFTCSHYFDTFEEVATLARPPLEKMQRKASTANTGYILTVFRVFEGNDGVKFERNWLGWTGARTLYKSLTSEVGLKRITLHKSSPQNGTLHYVLMCDCSNFLTCFNKAVKAVPSLRMRLCGDTGLYRPICTL; from the exons atggaggatggggaggggaagggatacgaGTGCCAGAGGCGGAGGGTACCTGAGGTGATTTCCAAGGTATGCAACAGTTACGGTGACATAGGGGACAGCGCGAAGGCAGTACGTCACGCTCACCGAGAGGATGGAGTCGCTGACCTGTCCTGT GCCCAGTTGCAAGCCCAGCAGGAGGCGGAGGCCATGGCGAGGGCGCTGCAGGAGCCCGTGACGCTGGGCACCCTCAAGCAGGACTCTCTCATGATTCCGGTGGCTAAGATGAAGCAGTTCTTCCCAGCGGGGCATccg ATCCCAACTATTGCGTCACAAGGGCGCCTACGACTGCTCGAAGCCCCTGAACACAACATCCACGTGGTGTTCCACATGATGGGCTCGGCCGTCCATGTCAACGCAGCACTGAGGTCTCCTCTCCTCGACTCGTACGCGCACCAGCGGGAGTGCGTCGTCAAG GCATTCAAGGCAGCCGTGTCCGCAGCGAACGTTGGCGCCGGCACGCTTCAGGGCATGGTTCTCCTCAACCTGGAACGAGGCGGCGAAATGGGCGCAG TGGAGTTCCCGTTCATGATCGTGTGGTTCGTCGACGGCCGGCAGTGCGACGCCAATCAGCTGATCGGAAGAGTCCGGCAGAGCAGCCTGGAGACGCTGGACCCCATGAAGACAGGGTTCACTTGTTCGCACTACTTTGACACCTTCGAGGAAGTGGCGACGCTAGCTCGGCCTCCTTTAG AGAAGATGCAGCGGAAAGCCTCCACGGCCAACACGGGTTACATCCTCACGGTTTTCCGAGTCTTCGAAGGGAACGACGGCGTCAAGTTCGAGAGGAACTGGCTTGGGTGGACGG GAGCCAGAACGCTGTACAAGAGCCTGACGAGCGAGGTCGGCCTCAAGCGGATCACGCTGCACAAGTCGTCGCCTCAGAACGGGACCCTCCACTACGTCCTCATGTGCGACTGCTCCAACTTCCTCACTTGCTTCAACAAAGCCGTCAAAGCCGTCCCTTCCTTGCGGATGCGATTATGTGGAGATACGGgattatataggcctatatgtacACTCTGA